From Synechococcales cyanobacterium T60_A2020_003, one genomic window encodes:
- a CDS encoding 2-oxo acid dehydrogenase subunit E2 produces MIHEVFMPALSSTMTEGKIVSWTKSPGDKVEKGETVVVVESDKADMDVESFYEGYLAAIIVQADEAAPVGSTIALVAETEAEIEEAQRQAQSGVAGAAATPAPAAAPATPAATPVVAAVSTPAPSQNGSASGRVMVSPRARKLAKEFKVDLNTLKGTGPNGRITAADVEAASGKVATPAVVAPVPTAPAPAAPVPTAAPAPVTPKPATPGQVVPLNTLQQAVVRNMMVSLQVPTFHVGYTITTDALDALYQQVKSKGVTMTALLAKAIAVALTKHPLLYANYTDQGINYNSDINVAIAVAMDDGGLITPVLRNADQMDLYSLSRTWKDLVNRSRTKQLQPDEYSTGTFTISNLGMFGVDRFDAILPPGQGSILAIGAARPQMVATEDGLFGVRKQMQVNITCDHRVIYGAHAAAFLQDLATLIETNPQSLTL; encoded by the coding sequence ATGATTCACGAAGTTTTCATGCCTGCATTAAGTTCCACCATGACCGAAGGCAAAATCGTGTCTTGGACTAAATCCCCTGGCGATAAGGTTGAGAAAGGGGAAACTGTGGTCGTCGTGGAATCCGATAAGGCTGACATGGATGTGGAATCCTTCTATGAGGGATACTTGGCGGCGATTATCGTGCAGGCTGATGAGGCTGCTCCCGTTGGCTCAACCATCGCGTTAGTCGCTGAAACCGAGGCTGAAATCGAGGAAGCGCAACGGCAAGCCCAAAGCGGAGTTGCAGGTGCGGCAGCGACTCCGGCTCCCGCAGCAGCCCCCGCAACGCCAGCGGCAACTCCGGTCGTGGCTGCCGTTTCTACCCCTGCCCCGTCCCAAAATGGATCGGCCAGTGGTCGGGTGATGGTATCTCCCCGTGCCCGGAAGTTGGCAAAAGAGTTTAAGGTTGACCTCAATACATTGAAGGGCACTGGCCCCAACGGACGGATTACGGCGGCTGATGTTGAGGCGGCCTCTGGTAAGGTTGCCACTCCGGCTGTAGTTGCCCCTGTTCCGACGGCCCCTGCTCCTGCTGCCCCCGTTCCGACGGCTGCCCCTGCCCCTGTGACTCCAAAACCTGCAACTCCGGGACAGGTCGTGCCACTGAATACGCTGCAACAGGCCGTTGTTCGCAACATGATGGTGAGCTTGCAGGTTCCCACCTTCCATGTGGGTTACACCATTACGACGGATGCTTTGGATGCTCTGTATCAGCAGGTGAAATCCAAGGGTGTCACGATGACGGCTCTGCTGGCAAAGGCGATCGCCGTAGCTTTGACAAAACACCCTCTCCTCTACGCCAACTATACGGATCAAGGGATTAACTACAATTCGGACATCAACGTGGCGATCGCCGTGGCGATGGACGATGGTGGTTTGATTACTCCCGTTCTTCGCAATGCCGATCAGATGGATCTCTATTCCCTGTCGCGCACCTGGAAAGACCTGGTGAATCGTTCCCGTACGAAGCAACTCCAGCCGGATGAGTATTCGACCGGAACCTTTACAATTTCGAATCTGGGCATGTTCGGAGTGGATCGCTTTGATGCGATTTTGCCCCCCGGTCAAGGTTCAATTTTGGCGATCGGCGCGGCGCGTCCGCAAATGGTGGCGACCGAAGATGGTTTGTTCGGCGTGCGGAAACAGATGCAGGTTAACATCACCTGCGATCACCGGGTTATCTACGGTGCCCATGCAGCCGCATTCCTGCAAGACCTGGCAACCTTGATTGAAACCAATCCTCAGTCGCTCACGCTGTAG
- a CDS encoding PhzF family phenazine biosynthesis protein gives MRQSIIQVDAFTDKPFAGNPAAVCVLDQPQSDDWMQNVAKEMNLSETAFLLVQESGYQLRWFTPAVEVPLCGHATLASAHVLWSEGYLQLDEVAEFHTKSGLLTAKRSGSWIELNFPSNPSRMTTAPLELSEALRNLPFKTVLENSLGYFVELYSEDEVRSLTPNFAAMRSLPVAHVIITSAANAGSEFDFVSRFFAPGMGIDEDPVTGAAHCCLAPFWRDRLQKDDFLAYQASRRGGVVKVHYDGGDRVLLSGQAVTVMRGELVTS, from the coding sequence ATGAGACAGTCCATCATTCAGGTCGATGCCTTTACCGACAAGCCGTTTGCGGGCAATCCAGCCGCCGTTTGCGTCCTCGACCAGCCCCAAAGCGATGACTGGATGCAGAATGTCGCCAAGGAAATGAACCTGTCGGAAACAGCATTTCTCCTGGTGCAAGAGTCGGGATATCAATTGCGTTGGTTTACCCCAGCGGTTGAAGTGCCTCTGTGTGGTCATGCTACGCTCGCGAGTGCCCATGTGCTTTGGAGTGAAGGCTATCTTCAACTCGATGAAGTTGCTGAATTCCATACCAAGAGCGGTTTATTGACTGCAAAACGGTCGGGAAGCTGGATTGAACTCAACTTTCCATCCAATCCATCCCGCATGACAACAGCTCCCCTAGAGCTCAGCGAAGCCTTGAGGAATTTGCCCTTTAAGACTGTCTTAGAAAATTCCCTGGGCTACTTCGTAGAACTCTATTCCGAAGACGAGGTGCGATCGCTCACGCCCAATTTTGCCGCCATGCGATCGCTCCCCGTTGCCCATGTGATTATCACCAGTGCAGCCAATGCGGGATCCGAATTCGATTTTGTCTCTCGCTTTTTTGCACCGGGAATGGGCATCGATGAAGATCCAGTTACTGGAGCGGCTCACTGCTGTCTGGCTCCCTTTTGGCGCGATCGCCTCCAAAAAGACGATTTTCTAGCCTATCAAGCGTCAAGGCGGGGTGGGGTCGTCAAGGTTCACTACGACGGGGGCGATCGCGTTTTACTCTCTGGTCAAGCGGTCACCGTTATGCGCGGAGAGTTAGTTACCTCATAG
- a CDS encoding long-chain fatty acid--CoA ligase, which translates to MVSPAPFQSVISDSDRALLRHLIDYHSAQSMPDVWAILQNRSDILAVTALHDPHAKPEVKITYGDLCQQFQQFATGLQTLGVQKGDRVALFADNSPRWLIADQGMMMAGVVNVVRGSQADVDELAFIISNSGSTGLVVEDLKTFKRLQPSLESLPIRFVLLLSDETLPDLGDRKGLNFTDLMAIGASSSFSPVTLQRNELATLLYTSGTTGKPKGVMLTHGNLMHQIETLGTVVQPNLGDRVLSILPTWHAYERSCEYFLLSQGCTQIYTSLRHVKADLKHYKPNFMVGVPRLWESIYEGIQKQFREQPASRQRLIQTFLANSQRYIEAKRIVQGLSLAVPNPSSSQRLAAQLEAAARSPLHKLAAKMVYSKVKDATGGNIKQVISGGGSLAMHIDTFFEIIGVEILVGYGLTETAPVLTARRPNRNMRGSAGQPMPATEIRIVDLETRKPLPKGDRGLVLARGPQIMAGYYENPEATAKAIDSEGWFDTGDLGCLILDDFLVLTGRAKDTIVLTNGENIEPQPIEDACVRSAYIDQIMLVGQDQRSLGALIVPNLDALSQWATTQGKTFVPPNETTASDAKGLTLEDKAIQDLIRQELVREVQDRPGYRADDRIGPFRLLTEPFSMENGMMTQTLKIRRPAVYDRYQDLIDEMFRQ; encoded by the coding sequence ATGGTGAGTCCTGCCCCCTTTCAGTCTGTTATCAGTGATAGCGATCGCGCTCTGTTAAGGCATTTAATTGACTACCATTCGGCACAATCCATGCCCGACGTGTGGGCGATTTTACAGAACCGTTCTGACATTCTGGCGGTCACGGCTCTGCACGATCCCCATGCAAAGCCGGAGGTGAAGATAACCTATGGTGACCTCTGCCAGCAGTTTCAGCAGTTTGCTACGGGACTGCAAACTTTGGGTGTCCAGAAGGGCGATCGCGTTGCCCTATTTGCCGATAATAGCCCCCGCTGGTTAATTGCCGACCAAGGCATGATGATGGCTGGCGTTGTGAATGTAGTGCGCGGATCCCAAGCGGACGTGGACGAACTGGCCTTCATCATCAGCAACAGCGGCAGTACCGGACTCGTAGTTGAGGATTTGAAAACCTTTAAGCGCTTGCAGCCCAGTCTAGAAAGCTTGCCCATTCGCTTTGTGCTGTTGCTATCGGATGAGACTCTGCCTGACTTGGGGGATCGTAAAGGCTTAAACTTTACAGATCTGATGGCGATCGGCGCAAGCAGTTCCTTCTCTCCGGTGACGCTGCAACGGAACGAACTCGCCACCTTGCTCTACACCTCTGGAACGACGGGAAAACCCAAGGGCGTGATGCTCACCCACGGCAATCTCATGCACCAGATTGAAACCTTGGGCACGGTAGTTCAACCCAACTTGGGCGATCGCGTTCTCAGCATCCTACCCACCTGGCACGCCTATGAGCGATCGTGCGAATATTTTCTGCTGTCCCAAGGCTGCACGCAGATTTACACAAGCCTCCGCCATGTCAAGGCCGATCTGAAACACTACAAACCCAATTTCATGGTGGGTGTCCCCCGACTCTGGGAATCCATCTACGAAGGCATCCAAAAGCAGTTTCGCGAGCAGCCCGCCAGCCGTCAGCGATTGATCCAAACCTTCCTAGCCAATAGCCAACGCTACATCGAAGCCAAGCGGATCGTTCAAGGGCTGAGCCTTGCCGTTCCCAATCCGTCATCGTCGCAACGGTTAGCCGCTCAGCTAGAGGCCGCTGCCCGTTCCCCGCTGCATAAACTTGCAGCCAAGATGGTCTACAGCAAGGTGAAAGATGCTACGGGAGGCAACATTAAGCAGGTGATCAGCGGTGGTGGTTCCCTAGCCATGCATATTGACACCTTCTTTGAAATCATTGGCGTCGAAATTCTCGTAGGATATGGCCTCACGGAAACGGCTCCTGTGTTAACGGCGCGTCGCCCCAATCGCAATATGCGTGGCTCTGCCGGACAGCCCATGCCTGCCACCGAAATTCGCATTGTGGATTTAGAAACGCGGAAACCATTGCCCAAGGGCGATCGCGGTCTAGTGCTGGCGCGAGGCCCTCAAATTATGGCGGGCTACTATGAAAACCCGGAGGCCACCGCCAAGGCCATTGATTCCGAGGGTTGGTTCGATACGGGGGATTTGGGCTGTTTAATCCTGGATGATTTTCTGGTACTGACTGGACGCGCCAAGGACACCATCGTGCTCACCAATGGCGAAAACATTGAACCCCAGCCCATTGAAGACGCCTGTGTACGCAGTGCCTATATCGACCAAATCATGCTGGTAGGTCAAGATCAGCGATCGCTCGGTGCGCTCATCGTGCCCAATCTAGATGCCCTCAGCCAGTGGGCAACCACCCAAGGAAAAACCTTCGTGCCGCCCAACGAGACCACCGCATCCGATGCCAAGGGGTTAACGCTGGAGGATAAGGCGATTCAAGACCTGATTCGGCAGGAGCTCGTTCGTGAAGTGCAGGATCGTCCAGGCTATCGAGCCGATGACCGGATTGGCCCCTTCCGATTACTCACCGAACCCTTTTCGATGGAAAACGGCATGATGACCCAAACGCTCAAGATTCGGCGTCCGGCTGTGTACGATCGCTACCAAGACTTAATCGATGAGATGTTCCGTCAGTAA
- a CDS encoding YlqD family protein, protein MEVSQTSLLLKRPVNLKVVVTPRWKEEVQQQLQGQINQLDGQLQQLESQGQRMASELQKQEAQADDPNVVQQLGSIQAQVNQKKSQLLEKKNQTLQQLQRIQLLELDQEVLQGQLEGFFRVEKGDNLVRKMQVEILIRDGVVEDIRGDL, encoded by the coding sequence ATGGAAGTTTCCCAAACCAGTTTGCTCCTAAAGCGGCCTGTCAATCTCAAGGTTGTTGTCACCCCCCGCTGGAAAGAAGAAGTTCAACAGCAGTTGCAAGGCCAGATCAACCAACTCGATGGACAACTGCAACAGTTGGAATCTCAAGGTCAACGGATGGCCTCTGAGCTTCAAAAACAGGAAGCCCAAGCCGATGACCCGAACGTTGTTCAGCAATTGGGCAGCATCCAGGCTCAGGTGAACCAAAAGAAAAGTCAGCTTTTGGAAAAGAAGAATCAAACCTTACAGCAACTTCAGCGCATTCAGCTTTTAGAGCTGGATCAAGAAGTGCTTCAGGGACAACTTGAAGGATTCTTCCGTGTTGAGAAAGGCGATAATCTTGTCCGCAAAATGCAGGTCGAAATTTTAATTCGCGATGGCGTGGTTGAAGATATTCGCGGCGATCTTTAA